DNA sequence from the Kwoniella dendrophila CBS 6074 chromosome 11, complete sequence genome:
GGTTATTTGACATATTACGATATTGAATCgaaaaaatggtttaatgGACCATTAATGATTattggtacaggtgaaacACCAATAAATAAAGTATATTATTCATATccaaaaagatatatattttatGATGCACCATTATTAATTTTAGATAAACCTTTTataatacctaaaacatctgATGGACCTAGTATAAGAATAGAAAATGGATggtcaaaagaaatttctccagtatcttcatcaaaattaccatTAAAATTTTATTTAACGATATTTTATACCAATCTTaatcattcaatcaattcaacttcaacttcaacttcaaggAGTggaagtaaaagtaaaaaaggaaataatTTAATTTGTCAATTAAAACAAATACATTATATAGCAAGACAAAAAGGTATTAAATCACGTTGGTGGGGTATAATTGGTAAACCAAATTTCATAAAAGTTAAATTATGGAAATTATTATTTTTTACAGGTCAAGATATTTTGAATACAGATGATTTGTTACAATCAAGAATATGGTTAGATAGTAGATTTAatcaaattagaaatttagataaatGTTAAGATATCAAATGTCATTTCAGATCTTAGGTTTTTATTAGGAaattttaattcatttttggGTGATTCTATCATTTCAGGTTCCAGGTTAGACAATGTTCGGTGCAAAGATTGTTGTTTTTATacaaatatatacatatatacatatctacGGAAAAGGGGCGGCTCATtctaaaagaaaaaaaaaacatgTTGTACTTGTACGCTCTCAGGAAGTTTGCCAGATATCTCACGTGTTGTTGCATCTCGAATTATACGTGTATAAAATGTGAACTGTCGAGGATCATTAACTTGAATAGTTTGGTACAATTGACACTTGCACAGCCAgccaaaatcaattacatctatgtttttttttttgaatcaattaaaCATCTACTCCCAAATCCGATGTGATCTACGAATTTATAATTATCATTCATACAACAGGTGGATAAATCATTACAACGGATCTTCTCAACTTCTGTTATTGAGAAAATCTCTTTTGGAAGGTAGGCATTTAAATCTAATGTTTTGTATCTATTACCGCTTAGCTTCCATTTCCTCCAATTGCGAAACTAGATCATCCATTGGATCACTTATTGATGTATTCTGACGCTGAGCTACATTGTTTGTGCTTGAAACTGTTCCAGAAGACATTGAAAGACCATCGAATAAGTCAGATTTCattgtatttggatttgaagaggaagatgcagatgatgaggaaggtaACAAAACCGAAGATGGATTATAACCTGGTGCTATTTTCTTTAATGCATCTTTTCTAttgattatcaatatcaagaataATTGTCAGTTAAGGGCTCTACTTTTATGCTTATTATGTGTAtgttatatgatatatgaaatataagaagaaagaaatcagAAGCTAGCTTACTCTCTTTGTTCCTCTTCAACTTCCCTCTGATGTAAAATCTCCGCATTCCTCGCTCTTCTTTGTGATATACTTTCTGCAGGTGAAGGATGAATTGATAATACGTGTTCTTCTAATGTGAATGGGTATACGAACTATTCATATACAGATTATAAGTCTAGTTCGAGGGAAATTGCCGCGATGATTCAATACTGAAATACTTACATAGGCCGttatatcttcaggtaacGGATGTATGTCATTTGGCATTTCGATCTATATTAGGAGATATTATTCAATCTGGTCAGTCTGTGGTCGATCTCAATCTAGTCCTTggtatataaatatatatagCGAAAGTTTCAACCTACAGGTTTGGGTAACCATAATGAAGGCGATTTGATCAATGGCACCGTCGCCGCTGCAGAATACTGGGAAGATATTGGTCCTATAGATTGTCAAAGTCAGTACGACGTAAGATAGGAGTAAGGCTCTTAGTATGAACACTCACCTATATCAGCTGCAGTCACCATCTTGTTTTGAAAATTGCTTCTTGATCAATACCTAATCTATATTTCTGACTGATTGTTCTTTACATGTAACATTTAAAGCAGCAAAATATAATGGTAACATACCTTCTTGGATGACGCTCTATCAATATAATGGTCTCTGGTATCCGGTTTTGAGGCACGAATATAGAATGATGAGACGGGATCAAATtggttgttattgttttcacaaatatatgatatatgttAGcgtttcagctgataataaACCAGCGCAGTAATATATAATGAAATGTTAAGAGATGATCGAAAGATTTATCCTCTaaatttatcattcatcttAACTTTAAATACATCAAGCTCAAGCCTGACTTCCACACAACCGATGTATATTAAGCTCgacaataatgatgatcatgtcAATATAGTCTATATAAACGATCGATCTTCattggattatcaagataaatCGGTTGATCGATCATGGGCAGTGTTTCCTCTGCTTTAGATCCAGCTAGAGGAAGAGGAGTGAGTATTGTACATCTCTTCTATGAGATCTGAATACTGATAGATCTATTAAATCATAATGATAATAGGTAATTTCTGTTCCTGATGGATATACAACACCTTCATTCCCTTCACTTTATATACCAACTTTACATGATACTAGTGAACAAAGGGGTATATTCTtatatgaagctgaaggtgagcGTTTTTtgcctttttttttttccttgGAATCACAGATTATAGAATGATCCGATTAGATACCGGGGGTTCAATAATGATTCACTAACTTTGACAATTTACGTCTCTTTGTAATTTATTTAGCAATTTGGCATTTTACATTATATTGGACATTGATATTATTAATGTCATTGTTTTTATTATGTTCAGCATTTGCATCATTTACAATTTTCCTTAATATAACTAAATATCGAAATAAACCACCtgataatcataatcataatcataaacaaaaatcaccattttcCCCAACAATAATATCgaataatcaagataatcaaaataatcaaaataatcaaaataacaatcATATAACAATAAAACATTTGACAGCGAGAAAAAAACCGAAAAAACCCCCATTATGGCCAATTATCATTTTACCTATAATTTCTCTATTTATAGCTGCTTTTATAGGTTTAATTTCAAGTACTGTGGTTGGTTTTGCTTTGGCTGCTATTTATTCTGCAGGTGGGTTTAGTATGTCAACGTGAGTGAAGGCTTCCTCTAAAGTCAAATGGGATACTTATCTCCATTAACGACTGATCCATTGTTGACTCATGTACATTCACATTCAGATGGGTACCGTTTCTTTGGGCATTAATTCAAGTTCTTGTTCTGATCATATCGTAAGTGAAAATATCCCTCATCTATTCGATCCTTTTAGGTTACTAGACCAtagaaattcaaaagaagctaatgGTCTCACTGAAATCTTTTAGGAGTTATTCCACACTCACATCAATTCTATAATCATATTCTCCCAGTATAACCTGTAATTGTTCTTGGTTGTAATAGTATTCATTCCCGGTAATCAAATTTACGCCTATCATATGCAATGCATTTATACGTTGCACCAAAACTACAGAGGGATTATTCGAAAGGTTTCTCGCTAATAGCCTGTTCGCCTTCCTAAAGTAAAATTAATTGACTATATGTCTTCTTCAGCGTCATACTACGAGTATAGGCAACAGTTGGAAGTAGAGAAGTCCTTCTTCTATTACTCTTATTCACATCATAGGTAAGTTCCGATAACTTACGCGACCTTTTTTTTCCCCACGACTTCACTTGAACGAGCTATCCTTTCTTATAGCTAGTCATTGGAAGCCTTAAATTGTGAGTGAAATCAGTGCAAGCAGTCAGAAAGTTCGAATCCATCAAATTCGTCATTGGCCTTCAACGCAGGCTGTCGAAGGCTCCTGACAAAAGGTCGTAAATTTCGTACGATCGACTTATGTAGTTACACATAGAAGTAGTCAACTTATATGTTGatttcaaatatatataaacccCTTCGCAGGTTAGATTATTATCTCCTCATCTATACTGAGCTCAGAAGTTTAATTAGATCCGATCCCAATCCATAATCAATGCCATACTATTGAGATGGAAAATAACTCAAATTTTCATGCATCTGTGCAGACTCGTGACGATCTATCCAAGTTATTTGAGCCACATTCACAACATTTGAAGGCACATCCAGTTAGACTGGCCaacgattttgatgataGGTCAGTCCTGATTCTTTCCTTGTGTTTGCTTAAATTTATCCGGCTGACTGTGAAAGGTAGATCCCTTTTTTCTAAAGCATGGAGTTATCATGTATACAAGGAATCAAAAAATCCTGATCAGTCCGAATTTCAAACTGAAAGAATGAAGGGAATTATAGATACGAATTATACAACTTTAGATAGAGAATATTGTGAAGCTTATATTCATGTTATGTTTACACATAAGTCACAAGATCAACGAAATAAGTAAGTCCCCCTTCCACTGTATTTAGTACAGAATCGTCTTCGACTTGTAGTTTTTGTCGCTAATCATTTCGCGTCTTGTTGATTGTTTAATATTTTATAGGATGAGATCTATTgctgaacaagataaatcGTATTACTTCACAAACATCAATGATATCCATTCAGAACCTCGACCTGGATCTCATCAACGAGCTTCCAACAAATCCTCTGGAAACGTCATACAaacctcttcatcatcaggtttCAATGCTGTCGAACCTACTGAAGAGGATACTTTCGCTCCGAATACTCAACTCAAAGGTCACTTTGATCAACGCGCTGAAAGAGGCGATGGAGTATGGAGAAGGAAAATGGCAGGATAACCTATCGTGTAATCCTGGTGACCCGTCTCGATGTGCAGTTCCTAGCCCTCAGCAAGTACATTGATGATATGGCTCAATCTGATGAATGACCGGTATCACTGAGATGCATATGTTTGTTTGATGAGAGATAGGCTATGTCTTCCGTTTTCCCTAAAGATGTTGATCGGTTTAAGGAAGTACAATGTATTTTTGGAGTTTCTCTGGAATGTGTGTAGCGAGTCCTTTTGATTCCAACCATACTCTCGAGAAAAGTCGTGCTTGATATCTGGATTAAGATGAAAACAATCAGCATTTTCTACTAGAGTTATCCCGATTGGTTTTCCTTTCGAGTTGGTGACCCAATAACCTAAAACCTTTCGGTAATCTCAAGTTTGCCTTCCAATTTATTCCTTCCATCGAATACTACGAATGCAATTCCTCCTCTCGTTCCTTGCGTCCCACCAAGACCTCATCGTGTCCTCTGATACACAACACTACTATCTTTAAgaaccaaaaccaaaaggATTACTCACCTGTAAGCACCATCACATAAAACAGTAACTACAGtactacctttaccttttttctttgctAATTCTGCTGCAGCCCATACGTTCAAAGCACTTGATGCACCAACGTAAAGACcctcttcatcaagtaatcGATAAACCATGTTTATAGATGCTGAATCAGGTACATGGATAGCACctgaaagaagtgaaagatcTTGTTGAAGGTTTGAAGTTACTCTACCTTGTCCGATACCTGATATCGGATACAGGAAATTCATTAATCAAAGATTGTATGGGTTAGGCATTAAGATTAAAGGACAGGCgatttgatgattctccCATAAGGTAGCGAAACAGATGCATTTGGTGTAATCAGACTCACCTTCAGTGATTGAACCATTACCGactctttcaattttaccattttcaactaaattatATAAAACACTTCCAGGTGGATCAGCTAACcaagattcaactttaccattGGATTTTTCAGTTAAATATCTTGTTACACCAGCTAAAgtaccacctgtacctgttgCACAAATGAATGCATCTAAATTACCACCATTTGTTTGTTCCCAAATTTCTGGTCCAGTAGTTAATATATGTGCTTCTCTATTAgctatattatcaaattgatttGTCCATACTGCATTATCTAATGACTCTGCATATCTTTTGGCTTGATGATTATAATTTTGGGGATTATCGAATGCAACGGCTAAAAAGGGAAGGCGAAGGATCCATCAGCATATAAGAGGCGGCGACGATGTGACTTGTAATATCCAATCTTCCCGTTCCCGCCCTGCTCTGACAGATTTGTCTTCAATCGTACTTTCTAACACTTCTTCGATTATAAATGCCCTGTTATATAACATTCCCTTCACTCACCTGGGACCGGTCTTACATCAGCACCTAACATTCTCAATAAATCGATTTTTTCTTGAGATTGAGTATCTGGCATATAGATTACACATTGATAACCTTTTGATCTACAAACATGTGCTAAGCCTATACCTGTATTTCCTGCAGTACCTTCAACAACTGTACCTCCTGGTCtaattaaacctttttcttctgcaTCTTTAACTAAATATAATGCTGCACGATCTTTGATTGAACCACCAGGTGACATGAATTCAGCTTTTGCCAAGATGTTACATCCTGtttcttctgataatctattGATTCGGATCTGATTATCCACCAATAACCAGAATTagctttttgttctttctaCCAACACAGTAACTATTGAGATAGATTGAATGATTGCTTAACTAACCAAAGGTGTGTTTCCTACTGCTCCTACGAAACCCTCAACTTCCCTTCCATATCCAGTCACAGATGTAGCATAACTTCTTCTAGTAAGTGGTCGTGCTATAGCAGCAGCTCGAAGCATTCGAGCAGAAAGAGTTgctaccattttcaattgtGTTGATACTATATAGTAGAGTACAAATATAAGTACGAAAGAAGGATTGATAATATACACTTctatgatgatatatatttttTCTGTTCGGCAATTAACCTGTTTCACTACTGTACAAGGATGTTTTAATCACGTCAGTCAGGCACCATTCAATATTATCTGGAATTCGGATCAAACCATGCCACGAGGGAGAAAGGGAGTTGACGATGATGTCCGTCATATATTTCGAGATTTCAGCAAGAGTAGCTGTACTCTACATGATAGCTAGAAGCAATAACAATCTATCCTCAATGAAATATGAGATTGTGCGTTGTTCCAGCTGTTTCTAATCCAAAATAGAGCATTACAAACAAAGCAGATCAAAAGGGCATTGCCCAGAATCAAATCTTTGGCCCTTGTTGTTATTCAATTTGGCTTCACTATCATGAGCTCAGCGATCAGAGCAAGTAGGCCTTGTGCCGCCTGTGTTAGAAGGATGCGGGCGTTAAATCATATACCGTCTAGTGGACCATTTGCAAGATCGATgtcattatcaacttcaaatatAGGTTCCGCTAGTACTTCTCGAGTTGGGTCTCCAGAAGTACAGTCTCGAAGTTTCACATCAACACGTTATGCTGGAGCACGAGCAACGGAATTGACTACAAAGAAGAGATCACTGGAATTGAGAGATTTTCCCCCAGAACGTATACGGTGAGTGTGTATCATGTTAAAGGTTCACGATTGATCTGACTACTTGTTTCAGAAATCTATCCATTATCGCTCATATAGATCATGGGAAATCAACTCTAGCAGATCGTTTATTACAAGTAAGCTTCATCAATAGTATCTATTCAAACACTGTAAGCTCATTATCTTTGACCAGATGACTGGAACTGTACCGCCTTCAGCAAATGCACAATTTCTTGATAAACTGAAagtagaaagagaaagaggaataACGGTAAAAGCTCAAACGGTATCAATAATACATAAACATACAGATGGTCATaaatatttgataaatctgattgaTACGCCTGGTCATGTAGATTTCAGTTATGAAGTATCAAGAAGTTTAGGTGCAtgtgaaggtggattattaTTAGTTGATTGTTCACGTAAGTCCTCTTTTGGATATATAGTTGAGTGATAAGGCtaatatcaatttacaaAAAAGAGGGCATACAAGCACAAACTTTATCAGTTTTCCATCATGCATTAGAAgcaaaattgaaattattaCCTGTAAtcaataaagttgatttaccacatgcatcacctgaagaaactTCAGAAGAGATTGAATCCTCATTAGGATTACCTTTAAGAGATCATATGCGTATAAGTGCAAAaagtggtttaggtgtaaatcAAGTTTTAGAAAATAtaatagataatttacctccacctaaaAAATGGATcggagatgatgatgggaaaTTAAGAGGTCTGATATTTGATACTTTGTAAGCTTCCGTCTTTATTCTTCTGTGACGTGTTCAGCTGACACAAGACATTTCGTATTTTCCATGTAGTTATGATCAATTTCGTGGGGTAGTTTCATTAGTTCGTATATTTTCAGGTACATTGAAgaaaggtgataaagttCGATTTCTTCAAGCTGGGAAAAGGTATGAAGTCTTGGAAGTTGGTATAAATAATCCCGAGGAAGTTGTGGTTGATCAATTGACTGATGGTCAAGTAGGGTGAGTTTAGCGATTTGCTTGAGATCTCAAAGTCCTCACCATACCTGTCAACCTCGTTCGCAGGTATGTTGTATGCAATATGAAGAATTCAGAGGAAGGTAAGCTTATTGGCTTCGTGCAAACAATCGGGATCTTCAGCTGACCAATTACGAAGCTTTCATTGGAGACACAATATGTCTGGCAGATAAACCAGTTGAACCGTTACCTGGATTTCAACCTATGAAAGCGATGGTTAGTTACCTTAAGCCAGCTATCAACGCCAGTCCAACGTCTAATCTTGTATCTATAGGTTTATGCTGGTGTTTTTCCTGTCGACAGTTCTGATTTTccaaaattagaagaatctATCGAAAGGGTGAGCTTGCCCCTTACACCGGCTTTAGGTTCAAAGCTGACTATTGATGCTGTCGGACAGTTAACCTTGAATGACAGAAGTGGTAAGTCATTATAGCTTTACAACGAAAGGTGATTCCCAGCTAACTCTGAACAGTGTCTGTACAGCGAGAATCTTCTGCAGCTCTTAGTCAAGGTTTCCGATTAGGGTTCTTAGGTACTTTACATATGGATGTTTTGTGAGTGACATTAAGGTGCCATACAGTATTGGCAGTCCCTGACGTTCCTGTTTAGCAAACAACGTCTGGAAGACGAGTATTCATCCGAAGTCATTGTGACTGCACCTACGGTACCTTACAAGGGTAAGCTGACGAAGCACTACCGCGTTCGAATACAGCTAACCCATTAATAGTGGTTTACCTCAATGGTACTGAGGAATTTGTGTCAAATCCTGTTGATTTTCCTGAAGTTACCGACTCCAAATTGCGAGTGAGGCATATCGAAGAGCCCATGAGTGAGTTCACTTAGCCATTGTCTCATGAGatacaagctgatattctTCACAGTCAATGCTACTATTTTCGTACCTAATGGTAAGCTATCTGATACCCGTCATGGGATCTATACGATGTTTACTGGTATCTGAAGGCCCTTTTTATTTGACCATCATACTGACTGACATCTATGATTTAGAGTATATTGGGGAAATGATGGACCTATGTGCGCGTTACAGAGGTGTACAACAAGAATACAGAATTCTGGAAAATTCCGATAGAGCTATTCTAAGATATTCTTTGCCATTGGCAGAAATCGTAACGGATTTCTTCTCAGAGTTGAAAAGTTCCAGTTCAGGTTTTGCGAGTTTTGATTATGAGGAAGCAGGttatcaacaatcaaatctagtgaaagtgagttatacGGGCTTGGGCTATACTTGCATAACGAAGCTGACTAGAAAAAATTCAACCTCAGCtgaatatcttgatcaacacTAAACCAGTTGATGCTTTAGCAATGATTGTGCATAAATTTGCTGCTCAAACAGTCGGTAAAGCATGGGTAAAGAAGCTCAGTAAGCCTTTTTAGCCTTATCATATCTGAACGACGAATGTCAAAGCTGACACCTACCCGCAGAGGAAGTTGTTCCTAGACAACAGTTTGAGTTGTCTCTACAAGCTGCTGTTGGAGCTAAAGTGATAGCTAGAGAGAATGTCTCTGCATTCCGGAAAGATGTCACTGCAGGTTTATATGGAGGTGAGCCAACTTGTCGTCATCTGTTAGTATGATGTCACACTGACTCTTCATCTTACAGGTCATTACGATCGTAAACTTAAACATCTCAACAAAcagaaagaaggaaaaaagagACTGAAGAGATTGGCTGGGAACATTGAAATACCTCAAACGGCATTCTTCCAGGTACTCTCTTCCCGACCAAGATCAATGCATACTTCGGCTAGATCCTCCTCGttatcatcacatcatcaacCACACACGCCTATTTTACCTCCCAACCTCAGCCCGAGCAATGCATCATCcacatcattctcatcatcatctaaagcCTGACAATCAAAGCACGATCCAATCACAGAAAACCTCcctaaacctgaaccagaaCAACCCATCATACCTGAACAACGACTTACTCATCCTATGCCTATCGGTCGATCACCAATACCTCCTCCAGAAAGATCGATGAAATTATCGTCTATTGGTCGAATGAcatcttcacctccaccatctaACGTTACTGCGGAAGAGCTTATTGAAGCCTTCAGAGATCTTAAtgcatcttcacctgattcacaCGTATTTACTCCAGGTGAAATTCATGAAATCATAATGGCATTACGTACATTGCAAAaaagagaaggtggtaatcGTAAATTAGCTTCTGAACAGTTACATTTCTTGTTtagagaattagaagatattATAGGTAATAAGTCTAAATctataaaaggtttagaattAACAATATTATCTTTAACATCAAGGACagaaagaaaggtaaaaacaaaagataTAATTGATGCTGAAAGAAGATTCATGAATATTTATAGACAACCTCCGTCTAACAATAATGTAGTTGATGAAAAGGAgttatcaagatataaagCAAgtttaaatcatttaatgTATTTATGTGCTttagcaaaagaagaaaacagaTTTGAACATTGGTTTTCAAAATTTAAACGTGAAAATCTAGTTGAAGATAGTTATACTTTTTTAAATCAATTCATATTATTAgaaaaaataaataaattaaatgaattaccgAATTTGCTAAAAAAAGCTTTTGAGACGGAAATGAACcaagaagataaaggtgttTTAATTAATTTTACTATACATTCATTTGCACgtcaaggtaaattcaatataGCAATTAAAGCATATTCAAAATTACTTAAATTAGAttataatgatgaaaaaacTTTATTAGATTCTTTTCCCCCAAATGAACAATCTTCGGAGTAcaattatcgatatcaagaagaaagagatgatgatgtaaattTGGAAATACCAATACCTGAAACTTCAAAAGTTACCAAAGAGTTATTTGGACCATTGCTATCTATAACAgtaaattcaggtaatttaattGGATCTTTGATAATATTCAAAAATATATTTGAATATAATTTTATTCCATCaataaaagattatatatcacTATTTAAAGGTTTTTCAATTTATGGACAATCAGATTCTCCTAGTGAAAATGGTTCAGGATCAGGAGAATGTTTAAGAATATTTGGATTAAATGAATTTCAAatacatcattcaaaatcaagtttaaGTTTTAAACAAATGattaaaaatgaagaaagagaaaattttgataatattttTACGAATATTTGGGAAAGTGGTTATGGTTATTTTTCTGAATATGAAAACGGGAATGATAATAATTATTCTCATCGAAATCGAAATAATTACAACTTTAAAGCACCAAAaacaattatcaagaatgatgatagtgataaAATAGAGAATGAATGGAATTTAAATACATTACAAGAAATttatttatcttttttaacTATTCAACCTAATAAActaaatgaaaaaggtataaataaaaaacaattatGGATTATCTTGAAAGCTTTTGTTAAAACTTCAAATGGTGATTTACAAATACTTGAAAAAGTTTGGaatgaattacaagaaaaGTTTGGTATTGAGAATAATAAAGAAAATTGGTTACCTTATAAAAACGATAATAGGTTAATTTGGGCAAAAAGAACtttatttggtgatgatgcttAGACTAACTAGCACGGCGTTATATGGTACAAGGATGAACGAACAAAGATTGATAAGAATAAATAAGATAGACGAGATGTAATACTGTTATAGATAGGTAAAATAAGTATGTAATAAACGGAAATACCAAGCATTGATTTGATCATACCTGCATTTGTACCTATACTCAAGTCAAATGAATATTATGCATACATACATTTGATGTAAAGCACAAAGAACCCTCCAGCACATGCTTGCATATCTTTAAGTTACAGCTTTGATTTCGGTTCTGATCATCAGGCTAGGACTCCCAGGGCAAATCAGGATAACATTGCTCCAGCATATTTTAGACTGATTATAATTCtacatcctcttcatcgtaAGCTTCTTTGATTAATCTGTAAATGTATGATGGCGAATGATCTCCTCTATAAAGTAAATGAAGGAATGAGAATCAGTTTTCAACATTTTTCATGCGATTTATTCATTTGAATATGTGGATTTTTATCAAGAGCTTAGACTTACTCATTAGTAACGAACAATTGAACTAATTCAGGTCTAATATAATCGTAATATGGATTAATAATTTCTGTTGAATCTTTtcctgttgaagatgaagatgagaataattttgaaggtgattggAAATCTACAGCAGCAAAATCATGATATAAATTCCATGCAGGAGCAAATTTGAATTGACCTGTAACTATAACTAAAGGTTTTGAATGTGATTTTGCTGCTAATGCACATGCTAAAGAACCACTTAAAGCGAATAATCCACCATTTGCTAATACTGTATGAGCACCTAATATGAC
Encoded proteins:
- a CDS encoding GTP-binding protein LepA, with translation MSSAIRASRPCAACVRRMRALNHIPSSGPFARSMSLSTSNIGSASTSRVGSPEVQSRSFTSTRYAGARATELTTKKRSLELRDFPPERIRNLSIIAHIDHGKSTLADRLLQMTGTVPPSANAQFLDKLKVERERGITVKAQTVSIIHKHTDGHKYLINLIDTPGHVDFSYEVSRSLGACEGGLLLVDCSQGIQAQTLSVFHHALEAKLKLLPVINKVDLPHASPEETSEEIESSLGLPLRDHMRISAKSGLGVNQVLENIIDNLPPPKKWIGDDDGKLRGLIFDTFYDQFRGVVSLVRIFSGTLKKGDKVRFLQAGKRYEVLEVGINNPEEVVVDQLTDGQVGYVVCNMKNSEEAFIGDTICLADKPVEPLPGFQPMKAMVYAGVFPVDSSDFPKLEESIERLTLNDRSVSVQRESSAALSQGFRLGFLGTLHMDVFKQRLEDEYSSEVIVTAPTVPYKVVYLNGTEEFVSNPVDFPEVTDSKLRVRHIEEPMINATIFVPNEYIGEMMDLCARYRGVQQEYRILENSDRAILRYSLPLAEIVTDFFSELKSSSSGFASFDYEEAGYQQSNLVKLNILINTKPVDALAMIVHKFAAQTVGKAWVKKLKEVVPRQQFELSLQAAVGAKVIARENVSAFRKDVTAGLYGGHYDRKLKHLNKQKEGKKRLKRLAGNIEIPQTAFFQVLSSRPRSMHTSARSSSLSSHHQPHTPILPPNLSPSNASSTSFSSSSKA